The region GTCGGTTTCACGAAGCTATTGAAAACTACCGTTTAACTTTAGAGCTAGACGATCCTACTTCTTTTGCTTATTTGCGAATTGGTAAATGTTTTGAGAAATTAGGTCTAAACGAGCTTGCACTTAAGCATTATAAAGATTGCGTACACGAAGATCCGCTTTTAGATAAAGGCTGGATTGCGATCACCGATTTTTATATTAAAAAGAAAAATTATCAGAAAGCTCTTTATTATATTAACAAAGCGATAAATATAGACGAGGAAAACGTTTTGTATTGGAAACGTTACGCCAAAATAAATAACCGCCTTAAGTTTTATGAAGAAGCTGAGCGCGGCTATAAAAAAAGTCTTGATCTTGGGAACTACGAATTGGAAACCTGGGTTAGACGCTGCGATATTTTAATAGATCTTGGTGAATTTGAAACGGCTATTCAAAACCTTAATCAGGCACTGGAATTTTATCCGGATACTGCCGAGATTGAATTTCGTTTGGCCGGACTTTATTTTAGCCATAATGAAGGGGAAAAAGCTTATTTTCACCTTAATAAAGGACTAAAGTTAGACGCCGAGTATTATATTGTAATCGAAGAATTATTCCCTCAAATCTTTAACCGAAAAAGCGTAAGACAAATTATAAATTCCTTTATAAACCTCTCTTAGTTATTTTACTAACTTTGAGCCGGAATTTTAATTTGTACACATGCGAAAAAGCTTTAAAGACCATCTTTCAGTATCCCTAAAAGGTATGGCGATGGGCGCGGCAGATGTGGTTCCCGGAGTTTCGGGAGGTACTATTGCTTTTATTTCAGGAATTTATGAAGAATTAATCTCTACCATTAGCGGGGTAAATTTTTCGTTAATTACTACCTGGAAAGAAAAAGGTTTTAAAGCCATGTGGCACCAACTTAACGGGCCCTTTATCTTAGCGCTCTTTACAGGAATTCTTATTAGTGTTTTTTCACTTATGAGGATTGCGAATTATTTACTGGAGAACCACCCGGTTTTAATCTGGTCTTTTTTCTTCGGTCTTGTACTTGCCAGTATTTGGTATGTTGGCAAACAAATCCCAAAATGGAATTTTAAGATCGTTCTTGCTTTACTTATTGGGGCGGGAGTAGCTTTTTATATTGTTTCCCTGCCTCCAATGGCAGCGAACGACAGTAATTTATTTATCTTTTTTTCAGGTGCTATTGCAATTTGCGCGATGATACTTCCCGGAATTTCCGGCGCTTTTATTTTAGTTCTTTTAGGAGCTTATAAAAGAATTACCGAAGCCGCGCACGATTTTGATTTCCAAACCCTGGGAATTTTTGCGGTAGGCGCCGTTATTGGATTACTTAGTTTTTCTAAAATTCTGAAATGGCTTTTTGTACATTACAGCAGTATAACCCTGGCAGTACTAACCGGTTTTATAGCTGGATCCCTCAATAAAATCTGGCCCTGGAAACACGTTTTACAAACCGAAATGTATGGCGATAAAGAAGTTGTGCTAAGAGAAGCTTCGGTTTTACCCTGGAATTTTAATGGCGAACCACAAACATTCTTTGCTATTATTTTGATGCTTGCAGGATTTTTATTAATTCTGGGACTGGAAATTTTTGCCTCAAAAAGTTCAACCAAAGTAAATGCAACAAACTAGAACCTTTACTGATAAAGTGCTTTTGGTGCTTAAAGGTTTAGCTATGGGAGCAGCTAATAAAGTTCCTGGTGTGTCTGGTGGTGTGGTAGCTTTTGTTGCCGGTTTCTATGAAGAATTCATCTATTCTCTTCAAAAAATAAATTATAAAGCTTTTATTCTGCTTATCAACGGTAGGTTTAGAAGTTTATATTACTATACGAACGGAAAATTCCTGAGCTTACTTATTCTTGGGATGCTTATTAGTTATTTTAGCGTTTCCAAAGTTCTGGATTACTTAATTCTTCATTACGAACTTTACGTTTGGGCCGCTTTCTTTGGAATGATCGTAGGTTCCATTTATTACATCAGTAAAGATTTTGAAGAATGGAGCAAACGTTCCCTGGTATTTGTTTTGCTGGGAATAATTGTAGGCGTGGCCATCAGTTTTCTAGAACCCGCAAAAGAAAACGATAATCTTTGGTTTGTATTTTTTTGCGGAATTATAGGTGTTTCAGGGATGACGCTTCCCGGCCTTTCCGGGTCTTTTATTCTAATTTTACTAGGGAATTATGTACTTCTTTTAGTAGATTCTGTAAATGCACTTTATGATACTATAGCCGATTTATTCCTTTGGGATTTAAGCTTCCTGGCCGATCCTGAACGTATAAGGTTACTGGAAGTAATACTAGTATTTGGCGCGGGTTCCCTGGCCGGTTTGGTCACGCTTTCCCACCTTCTCGGTTTTGTATTAAAAAATTATAAAACAGATACCTTCGCAGCAATTATCGGGTTTATAACCGGCTCCCTGGGCGTGGTTTGGCCGTGGAAAGAAAAGATCTTTAAACTTGACGAAGGGGGGAAATGATTTTAGACAGTCAGGGTAACGCAATAATAGATTATTACGACCGGTATTTCCCTGCATTCTCCTCTGCCGAGACCTGGCTCGCAATTTTCTTTATCTTTGCAGGAATACTTATAGTACTTGGACTCGCCTGGTACGAAAAGAAAAACCAAAAACCCGCAATGCGATGAAAAATTTTGGGCTAATCGGAAAAAATATCAGTTACTCATTTTCCCGGACTTACTTTACTGAAAAATTCAAGAAAGAAAATATTGAGGCAGAATATCAAAATTTTGATCTGGAGAATTTAAAAGAATTCAGGGATGTTATTAAAGAAACGCCTAATCTACAAGGCTTAAACGTTACAATTCCTTATAAACAGGAGATTATTTCGTATTTAGACGAATTGGCTCCTGAAGCTAAAGAAATTGGCGCGGTTAACACTATTAATGTAAACGGCAATAAACTAATTGGCCATAACACCGATTATATTGGGTTTTCGGAATCTTTAAAACCCTTACTGAAAGAACATCATAAAAAAGCGCTTATTCTGGGCACCGGCGGTGCATCTAAAGCGGTGGCTTACGCCTTAAAGAAATTTGATATAGCCTATAAATTTGTTTCAAGATCTTCAGGAGAAGGAAAATTGGGCTACGATAATCTTTCAGAAGAAATAATGAAAGAATACACCCTTATAATAAACACCACCCCGCTAGGAACTTTCCCCGATGTTGATGTGAATCCGCAGATTCCATTTCAACATATTAACGAAAAACACCTGGTTTACGACCTTATTTATAATCCTCGCACCACAAAATTAATGGCAAGCGCACAGGCAAAGGGAGCAACGGTAACCAACGGTTTAAAAATGTTGGAATTACAAGCCGAAAGCGCCTGGAAGATATGGACAAAATGACCACTACCTTTTGCTTATAAATTATACAAAAAAAGGGAATTGTTTGCCCAATTTTAGTGGAGTTACTATCTTTCAGCCTAATTAATTTACACGAACCTTTACATTGAAAGATATGGATCAGCAAGAAAATGATAAAAACAAAGAGGAGTTTTCTAACGAAAAAACTAATAATCCCGAGAATACCCAGGATAAAAAGAAGTTGACGGAAGAAAACAAGGATGCTAATGAAGAGGAGAATTCATTTTCTCAAAAGTCTGAAACCGAAAAAACTTCAGAAGAGAAAGGTGCTGTGATTGAACCGGCAGAAACTGCCTCTGAAATTAAATCTGAAGACGACAGCCTGGAAGATGCCATGATTGCTGAAGCAGGAGATACAAAAAATACTTCAGAAGAGAATAAAGCGAGCAAAGAGGAAGACGACGAAGATGATGCGCTGCTTGAAGAAAGTCGGAAGAAAAAGAACTCAGAGCAAGAAGAAGTTCAGGCTGAACCCGAAACTAAAGTTGAGGAAGAATCAGAAAAATCCAGTACCGAAAATTCAGACGAAGTCGATACAAACGAAAATGAGGATGAGGATGATGAGAATGAAACTTCCGAAGAAGAAGGTAGAACTTCAAAACATCACCAGGATCATATAGACGATTCGGTTGCTGAAGACAGCGAAGATGAGACAAAGGCCGAGCGGCACGATATTCAGAAGAAAGATTATCACGCCATGAGCAAGGAGCAGCTGGTAGATGAATTTGA is a window of Salegentibacter salegens DNA encoding:
- a CDS encoding DUF368 domain-containing protein, with product MRKSFKDHLSVSLKGMAMGAADVVPGVSGGTIAFISGIYEELISTISGVNFSLITTWKEKGFKAMWHQLNGPFILALFTGILISVFSLMRIANYLLENHPVLIWSFFFGLVLASIWYVGKQIPKWNFKIVLALLIGAGVAFYIVSLPPMAANDSNLFIFFSGAIAICAMILPGISGAFILVLLGAYKRITEAAHDFDFQTLGIFAVGAVIGLLSFSKILKWLFVHYSSITLAVLTGFIAGSLNKIWPWKHVLQTEMYGDKEVVLREASVLPWNFNGEPQTFFAIILMLAGFLLILGLEIFASKSSTKVNATN
- a CDS encoding shikimate dehydrogenase family protein, with the protein product MKNFGLIGKNISYSFSRTYFTEKFKKENIEAEYQNFDLENLKEFRDVIKETPNLQGLNVTIPYKQEIISYLDELAPEAKEIGAVNTINVNGNKLIGHNTDYIGFSESLKPLLKEHHKKALILGTGGASKAVAYALKKFDIAYKFVSRSSGEGKLGYDNLSEEIMKEYTLIINTTPLGTFPDVDVNPQIPFQHINEKHLVYDLIYNPRTTKLMASAQAKGATVTNGLKMLELQAESAWKIWTK